A DNA window from Caulobacter mirabilis contains the following coding sequences:
- a CDS encoding deoxyguanosinetriphosphate triphosphohydrolase — protein MPQPFQPPVRAPYAENPALSKGRQHPEPDSRTRTPFARDRDRIIHATAFRRLKEKTQVFVAHEGDHYRTRLTHSLEVAQIARSLATAMGLDSDLAETVALAHDLGHPPFGHAGEDALDDAMRPWGGFDHNVQTFRVVVKLEHRYPDFEGLNLTWETLEGVIKHNGPVTDKLGRPSWSAVRAFDKSYDLKLGTWASAEAQVAAIADDIAYNNHDVDDGLQAGLFRLDELYDVPLIGPILQAVRAERPDLDDRLTRLEAVRRMIGAMVDDVMGETLRRAHEGRVETAEDVRNLGHALVAFSPDMHEDLARLRAFLMERMYRYWKVNRTRSQARRIIAEMFSLFMSEPEVLPSEWYALSQNRDEAGRARIVCDYIAGMTDRYAIEEHRKLFQLETWT, from the coding sequence ATGCCGCAACCGTTTCAGCCGCCCGTCCGCGCTCCCTACGCCGAGAATCCCGCCCTGTCGAAGGGCCGGCAGCATCCTGAGCCCGACAGCCGCACCCGCACGCCGTTCGCGCGCGACCGTGACCGCATCATTCACGCCACCGCCTTCCGCCGCCTGAAGGAGAAGACCCAGGTCTTCGTGGCGCACGAGGGCGACCACTACCGCACCCGTCTGACCCATTCCCTGGAAGTCGCCCAGATCGCGCGGTCGCTGGCGACGGCCATGGGCCTGGATTCGGACCTGGCCGAGACGGTCGCCCTGGCGCACGACCTGGGCCATCCGCCGTTCGGCCACGCCGGCGAGGACGCCCTGGACGACGCCATGCGGCCCTGGGGCGGCTTCGACCACAACGTCCAGACCTTCCGCGTGGTGGTGAAGCTGGAGCACCGCTACCCGGACTTCGAGGGCCTGAACCTGACTTGGGAGACGCTGGAAGGCGTCATCAAGCACAACGGTCCGGTCACCGATAAGCTGGGCCGCCCGAGCTGGAGCGCCGTTCGCGCGTTCGACAAGTCCTACGACCTCAAGCTGGGCACCTGGGCTTCGGCCGAGGCCCAGGTCGCGGCGATCGCCGACGACATCGCCTACAACAACCACGACGTCGACGACGGTCTGCAGGCGGGCCTGTTCCGTCTGGACGAGCTGTACGACGTGCCGCTGATCGGGCCGATCCTGCAGGCCGTGCGGGCCGAACGCCCCGACCTCGACGACCGCCTGACCCGCCTCGAGGCCGTGCGCCGCATGATCGGGGCCATGGTCGACGACGTCATGGGCGAGACGCTGCGCCGGGCGCACGAGGGTCGGGTCGAGACCGCCGAGGACGTCCGCAACCTGGGCCACGCCCTGGTCGCCTTCTCGCCGGACATGCACGAGGACCTGGCCCGGCTGCGCGCCTTCCTGATGGAGCGGATGTACCGCTACTGGAAGGTCAATCGCACCCGCAGCCAGGCGCGCCGCATTATCGCCGAGATGTTCTCGTTGTTCATGAGCGAGCCGGAGGTCCTGCCTTCGGAATGGTACGCCCTGTCGCAGAACCGCGACGAAGCGGGCCGGGCGCGTATCGTCTGCGACTACATCGCCGGCATGACCGACCGCTACGCCATCGAAGAGCATCGCAAGCTGTTCCAGCTGGAGACCTGGACGTAG
- a CDS encoding SPOR domain-containing protein, whose amino-acid sequence MSDSDRGAYTPPTDSPLSFDARRPVRGGGGGSTLLISAVILIVLVIGAGFWLYRDGQRGKDDAPQPVGATVAATKSEPQAKDQPEADAAAGLTIHKEEDVAAVAPGEPTFAPPPEPVQPRPAPQPTAPVQTTPLRPATTTQPAQPPVTPPAPKPAQVAVVTPKPTAPVAPAVKPATPAASASGPAAVQIGAFSSQALADKGWSDAAAAAPGLAAGKGKRVEAVDKDGKTLYRTTVTGFSSRADAAAFCDRLKAAGKSCFVK is encoded by the coding sequence ATGTCCGACTCCGATCGCGGCGCCTACACGCCCCCCACCGATTCTCCGCTGTCGTTCGACGCCCGCCGCCCGGTGCGCGGCGGAGGCGGCGGCTCGACCTTGCTGATCAGCGCCGTGATCCTGATCGTCCTCGTGATCGGGGCCGGCTTCTGGCTCTACCGCGACGGTCAGCGCGGCAAGGACGACGCGCCTCAGCCGGTCGGCGCGACCGTCGCCGCGACCAAGAGCGAGCCCCAGGCCAAGGACCAGCCGGAAGCCGACGCCGCCGCCGGCCTGACCATCCACAAGGAAGAGGACGTGGCCGCGGTCGCGCCCGGCGAACCGACCTTCGCCCCGCCGCCTGAGCCGGTGCAGCCGCGTCCCGCGCCCCAACCGACCGCGCCGGTCCAGACCACGCCGCTGCGTCCGGCCACGACCACTCAGCCGGCGCAGCCCCCCGTGACGCCGCCGGCGCCCAAGCCGGCCCAGGTCGCCGTCGTCACGCCGAAGCCGACCGCGCCGGTCGCCCCGGCGGTGAAGCCCGCGACGCCGGCGGCCTCCGCCAGCGGCCCGGCGGCCGTGCAGATCGGCGCCTTCTCGTCACAGGCCCTGGCCGACAAGGGCTGGAGCGACGCCGCGGCCGCCGCTCCTGGCCTGGCCGCCGGCAAGGGCAAGCGGGTCGAGGCCGTCGACAAGGACGGCAAGACCCTCTACCGCACCACGGTCACCGGCTTCTCCAGCCGCGCCGACGCCGCCGCCTTCTGCGACCGCCTGAAGGCCGCCGGAAAAAGCTGCTTCGTGAAGTGA